From Cucumis melo cultivar AY chromosome 1, USDA_Cmelo_AY_1.0, whole genome shotgun sequence, a single genomic window includes:
- the LOC103492743 gene encoding WRKY transcription factor 23-like produces the protein MEEVVAADSLRYPFLDGNESKSCLGFMELLEVDRDFSSQFDVFETSSPSLSSSLISNPENLEIWNQWPTTPNYSSSISSTSSEIVNGELTEPNLEGGEEKQDRQPTVKTDKQLKTKKRSPKKKGVEPRFAFMTKSEVDHLEDGYRWRKYGQKAVKNSPHPRSYYRCTSVACQVKKRVERCFQDPSIVVTTYEGQHTHPSPIMARPTFFPPPISVTLYDDYLIQNSHNSNVMSHSIAWCHH, from the exons ATGGAGGAGGTGGTGGCAGCCGATTCGCTACGGTACCCATTTCTCGATGGCAACGAGAGCAAGAGTTGTCTAGGGTTCATGGAGCTTCTCGAAGTCGATCGAGATTTTTCATCCCAATTTGATGTGTTTGAAACATCATCACCGTCTTTATCGTCTTCTTTGATTTCAAATCCTGAGAACTTGGAGATTTGGAATCAATGGCCTACCACGCCAAATTATTCGTCGTCGATCTCATCAACTTCGAGCGAGATCGTTAATGGTGAGCTGACGGAGCCGAATCTAGAGGGAGGAGAAGAGAAACAAGATCGGCAACCAACTGTAAAAACTGACAAGCA GTTAAAAACAAAGAAGAGGAGTCCAAAGAAGAAAGGTGTGGAACCACGATTCGCATTTATGACAAAGAGTGAAGTGGATCATTTGGAAGATGGATATAGATGGAGAAAGTATGGTCAAAAAGCTGTGAAAAACAGCCCTCATCCTAG GAGTTACTATCGTTGTACTAGTGTAGCATGTCAGGTAAAAAAACGAGTGGAGAGATGTTTCCAAGATCCAAGCATTGTCGTTACAACCTACGAAGGTCAACACACTCATCCTAGCCCCATTATGGCACGGCCAACCTTCTTTCCTCCTCCCATCTCAGTCACCCTCTACGATGATTATTTAATTCAAAATAGTCAT